One Mus musculus strain C57BL/6J chromosome X, GRCm38.p6 C57BL/6J DNA window includes the following coding sequences:
- the Rab33a gene encoding ras-related protein Rab-33A isoform X1 has translation MAQPILGHGSLQPASAAGLASLELDSSMDQYVQIRIFKIIVIGDSNVGKTCLTFRFCGGTFPDKTEATIGVDFREKTVEIEGEKIKVQVWDTAGQERFRKSMVEHYYRNVHAVVFVYDVTKMTSFTNLKMWIQECNGHAVPPLVPKVLVGNKCDLREQIQVPSNLALKFADAHNMLLFETSAKDPKESQNVESIFMCLACRLKAQKSLLYRDAERQQGKVQKLEFSQEANGKASCPC, from the exons ATGGCACAGCCCATCCTGGGCCATGGGAGCCTGCAGCCCGCCTCAGCTGCTGGCTTGGCATCCTTGGAGCTCGACTCATCGATGGACCAGTACGTGCAGATTCGCATTTTCAAAATCATCGTGATTGGGGATTCCAACGTGGGCAAGACCTGCCTGACCTTCCGCTTCTGCGGGGGTACTTTCCCAGACAAGACTGAGGCCACTATCGGTGTGGACTTCAGGGAGAAGACCGTGGAAATCGAGGGCGAGAAGATCAAG GTTCAGGTGTGGGACACGGCAGGCCAAGAACGCTTCCGTAAAAGCATGGTTGAGCATTACTACCGCAACGTGCATGCCGTGGTCTTTGTCTATGACGTCACCAAGATGACCTCCTTCACCAACTTAAAAATGTGGATCCAGGAATGCAACGGGCATGCTGTGCCCCCACTCGTCCCCAAGGTGCTTGTGGGTAACAAGTGTGACTTGAGGGAACAGATCCAGGTACCCTCCAACTTAGCCCTGAAATTTGCTGACGCTCATAACATGCTCTTGTTTGAGACATCAGCCAAGGACCCCAAAGAAAGCCAGAATGTGGAGTCGATCTTCATGTGCCTGGCTTGCCGACTTAAGGCCCAGAAATCCCTCTTGTACCGTGATGCCGAGAGGCAGCAAGGCAAGGTGCAGAAACTGGAGTTCTCACAAGAGGCTAACGGTAAAGCCTCCTGTCCTTGTTGA
- the Rab33a gene encoding ras-related protein Rab-33A isoform X2 has product MVEHYYRNVHAVVFVYDVTKMTSFTNLKMWIQECNGHAVPPLVPKVLVGNKCDLREQIQVPSNLALKFADAHNMLLFETSAKDPKESQNVESIFMCLACRLKAQKSLLYRDAERQQGKVQKLEFSQEANGKASCPC; this is encoded by the coding sequence ATGGTTGAGCATTACTACCGCAACGTGCATGCCGTGGTCTTTGTCTATGACGTCACCAAGATGACCTCCTTCACCAACTTAAAAATGTGGATCCAGGAATGCAACGGGCATGCTGTGCCCCCACTCGTCCCCAAGGTGCTTGTGGGTAACAAGTGTGACTTGAGGGAACAGATCCAGGTACCCTCCAACTTAGCCCTGAAATTTGCTGACGCTCATAACATGCTCTTGTTTGAGACATCAGCCAAGGACCCCAAAGAAAGCCAGAATGTGGAGTCGATCTTCATGTGCCTGGCTTGCCGACTTAAGGCCCAGAAATCCCTCTTGTACCGTGATGCCGAGAGGCAGCAAGGCAAGGTGCAGAAACTGGAGTTCTCACAAGAGGCTAACGGTAAAGCCTCCTGTCCTTGTTGA